A DNA window from Pseudorasbora parva isolate DD20220531a chromosome 5, ASM2467924v1, whole genome shotgun sequence contains the following coding sequences:
- the htr1fa gene encoding 5-hydroxytryptamine receptor 1F, protein MESNTTYEPSSADGPSKNTWGVILLSLTLSLLAVLTTAMNCLVITAIIVTRKLHHPANYLICSLAVTDLLVAILVMPFSIVYIVKETWVMGQVMCNIWLSVDITCCTCSILHLAAIAVDRYRAITNAVEYSRKRTSLRAAVMIIVVWLLAIVVSLPPMLWRQQQDNDCIIKHDSVVFTIYSTFGAFYIPLILILILYYKIYRAAKNLYQKRGASCLNKPEMNGHMLPKCSDREPTSPDTLSPPEKSVSEPSTEGDRVRIAAKSPKTQSCRERSVRRHRISSTREKKAATTLGLILGAFVICWLPFFIHEVIVNICSSCALSVEMTNFLTWLGYLNSLINPLIYTIFNEDFKRAFQKLIKCKNYFQRQ, encoded by the coding sequence ATGGAATCGAACACCACGTATGAACCTAGCTCTGCAGACGGTCCCAGCAAAAACACATGGGGCGTGATTCTTCTCTCCCTCACGCTGTCGCTTCTGGCCGTACTGACCACGGCGATGAACTGCTTGGTCATCACAGCCATCATCGTCACACGCAAGCTGCACCATCCCGCAAACTATCTCATCTGCTCTCTAGCGGTGACAGACCTTTTGGTGGCCATATTAGTCATGCCCTTCAGCATTGTCTACATAGTGAAGGAGACGTGGGTCATGGGTCAAGTCATGTGCAACATCTGGTTAAGTGTGGACATAACCTGCTGCACATGCTCCATTCTGCACCTGGCGGCCATCGCCGTGGACCGGTACCGTGCTATTACAAACGCCGTGGAGTACTCAAGGAAGAGGACATCTCTACGGGCCGCCGTCATGATCATCGTGGTGTGGCTCCTTGCCATAGTCGTCTCTCTGCCGCCAATGCTGTGGAGACAACAACAGGACAACGACTGCATCATTAAGCATGACAGCGTCGTCTTTACCATTTACTCCACATTCGGGGCTTTTTACATCCCGCTAATACTCATTCTCATTCTTTACTACAAGATCTACCGAGCAGCAAAGAATCTTTACCAAAAGAGAGGGGCCAGTTGCCTCAACAAGCCGGAGATGAACGGACACATGCTTCCCAAGTGCAGCGACAGGGAGCCGACGAGCCCGGACACCTTGAGCCCCCCGGAGAAATCCGTGTCCGAACCCTCGACCGAAGGCGACAGAGTGCGCATTGCTGCGAAAAGCCCAAAGACTCAGTCTTGCAGAGAGCGGTCCGTCAGGAGACATCGCATCTCGAGTACGCGCGAAAAGAAGGCCGCCACCACTCTCGGACTCATACTAGGGGCTTTTGTCATCTGCTGGCTGCCGTTCTTCATCCATGAGGTGATTGTTAACATCTGTTCGTCCTGCGCTCTCTCAGTTGAAATGACTAACTTTCTGACTTGGCTGGGATATCTGAACTCTCTCATCAACCCCCTGATTTACACCATCTTCAATGAGGATTTCAAAAGGGCTTTTCAGAAGTTAATCAAATGCAAGAATTATTTCCAACGCCAATGA